One Gammaproteobacteria bacterium DNA window includes the following coding sequences:
- a CDS encoding autotransporter outer membrane beta-barrel domain-containing protein, with amino-acid sequence MKIVKTTAAAGLLAASTLTHAEPIQLGFGVEVESGSPQAAVGQTVANIVNSLALQVDPTANNTELLDVLTLVIDNPSTAEAALQALSPKINSSNTSFIKKAPGFDHLQGMGRRLAAMRRGVSFAYRDGKTRRSRNTSSTVLSNNGIEAGGLLDNRLSTFITGDFLYSSQNETETEAGFSGNIGRLTAGADYRLTNNFFAGGYASIMYGSLALDNNGGALTADEERISVFASYYPAQNIYLNVALGSALRHFDLERKIQFSIAGSDYVRTANSSPDGNNMEVQAELGSDLDLGGGALINIHTRARYGQSVISSFTESDGGGFSLSVDEQQVQNISVGAGVQLGMTISTSWSVLSPYLRGNYMHEFASNGDEIRAKFVYDPGNNYFSYKVQDTDADYIDIAAGTTVIMAGGISAFVQASTLLLFDNYSRVAVVAGARSEF; translated from the coding sequence TTGAAAATAGTTAAAACAACTGCCGCCGCAGGATTGCTGGCGGCAAGTACACTAACACATGCAGAACCTATACAGCTCGGTTTTGGGGTTGAAGTTGAATCGGGTTCACCGCAAGCTGCGGTTGGACAAACGGTTGCGAATATTGTCAACTCACTTGCTTTACAGGTCGATCCCACTGCCAACAACACAGAACTACTCGATGTTCTCACACTCGTTATAGACAATCCATCAACTGCCGAAGCCGCTCTGCAAGCCTTGTCGCCAAAAATTAACTCCAGTAATACATCATTTATCAAGAAGGCACCCGGATTTGATCATTTGCAGGGGATGGGCAGACGACTGGCAGCGATGCGTCGTGGTGTTAGTTTCGCCTATCGCGATGGCAAAACAAGACGCAGTCGAAACACATCAAGCACGGTTTTGAGTAATAACGGCATAGAAGCCGGAGGCCTGCTAGACAATCGCCTCAGCACTTTCATCACCGGGGATTTTCTATATTCGAGTCAAAATGAAACCGAAACTGAAGCGGGATTCTCCGGCAATATTGGCCGTCTGACCGCAGGAGCGGACTACCGTCTTACAAACAATTTTTTTGCTGGCGGCTACGCCAGCATAATGTACGGCTCACTGGCGCTAGACAATAATGGTGGTGCGTTAACGGCTGACGAAGAACGCATCTCCGTTTTCGCCAGCTATTACCCTGCGCAAAATATTTACTTAAATGTCGCTCTGGGTAGCGCATTGCGTCATTTCGATCTAGAAAGAAAGATTCAGTTTTCCATTGCCGGCTCTGATTATGTTCGTACCGCAAACAGTTCGCCAGACGGAAACAACATGGAGGTTCAGGCTGAGTTGGGATCCGACCTCGACCTCGGTGGTGGTGCATTAATAAATATTCATACGCGTGCGCGATATGGCCAGAGTGTAATCAGTTCATTTACCGAATCCGATGGCGGCGGTTTCAGTCTGAGCGTCGACGAACAACAGGTACAAAATATCAGTGTCGGTGCCGGCGTACAACTAGGCATGACGATCAGTACCAGTTGGTCAGTTCTTTCACCCTATTTACGCGGCAATTATATGCACGAATTTGCCAGTAATGGAGACGAAATAAGAGCAAAATTCGTTTACGACCCAGGCAATAATTACTTTTCCTATAAAGTGCAGGACACCGATGCAGACTATATTGACATCGCGGCAGGCACGACTGTGATTATGGCTGGAGGCATATCCGCATTTGTTCAGGCTTCCACTCTCCTTTTATTCGACAACTATAGTCGCGTTGCCGTCGTCGCCGGTGCCAGAAGTGAGTTTTAG
- a CDS encoding porin family protein produces MQSLLKYLVVVLFIGLPHICQANAAVQFSVHHHNWNSGVLPTQSAPAYGLGVGYFGDRLYTSLAFAYADHRRPSSNSFIPGEHTLPYSEYDLATGYHFLTNVSAYLGLRYQRIHFDNVEDNALSFRETAWGLGVGIRLNQNIAQKWSLFERLGMSNLWYDNQHNQHGNSSYSGFGLNAGIGLLYRFSGQSSISADVAYKIEYPEHDIADMAKQRSYIKSGINLIFVM; encoded by the coding sequence ATGCAGAGTTTGCTGAAATATTTGGTCGTTGTTCTATTTATTGGCTTACCCCACATCTGCCAGGCAAACGCGGCGGTTCAATTTTCCGTACATCATCACAACTGGAATAGCGGCGTGCTTCCGACGCAATCAGCCCCAGCCTATGGTCTCGGAGTTGGTTATTTTGGTGATCGGCTGTATACGTCTCTTGCGTTTGCCTATGCCGATCACCGACGCCCCAGTAGCAATTCTTTCATCCCCGGCGAGCATACCCTGCCCTATTCTGAATATGACTTGGCTACTGGCTATCACTTTTTAACCAATGTATCCGCGTACTTAGGCTTGCGTTACCAACGAATTCATTTTGATAACGTGGAAGATAACGCCCTTAGTTTTCGCGAAACTGCCTGGGGACTCGGCGTCGGTATACGCCTGAACCAGAATATTGCGCAAAAATGGTCCTTGTTTGAGCGCCTCGGTATGAGTAATCTGTGGTACGACAACCAGCATAACCAGCACGGCAATTCGAGTTATAGCGGATTCGGGCTGAACGCGGGAATTGGATTACTTTATCGATTTTCCGGGCAATCCAGCATTTCCGCAGATGTTGCCTATAAGATCGAATATCCGGAGCACGACATTGCGGATATGGCAAAACAGCGCTCCTATATAAAGAGCGGCATCAATCTGATCTTTGTCATGTAA
- a CDS encoding Ig-like domain-containing protein, whose amino-acid sequence MNHKSPKPLILSIFFLISLFSLSACDISNTGSKQAEITFQLAQFQKLTTTPAVHGRTLSGPIDGINSVEIRITRDAETEQEKTVASTLLNNAQRTISLSIPPSIEVKVYAAAFAGPNKTFEGSTFAGPFFPGQKASVNLLMNPVENDNQPIQVDLTLAKVAGNKPSFGTAFSFGNNYILFRSEADNLTENDTNGVGDIFLKNTVTGAITNLHSDNEGKVVEAETGPESADISADGRYVVFATSAAGLVSGDNNKLTDVFIKDTHTGINKLISRYTNGNPSDKPSTQPSISDDGRFIVFTSAAALAGEDKPGVFLYDRIAQQLTHLIEDATLAVLSGDGSHAAFKQLSTGNLVVMEISSGKLTAIVQAKNLAAKYSYMFDLTGKRLVFESSIATDKIKPYQIYLYDGEIRQMSVDADGVSLSANTNSSRSPSISADGRYVSFEFNGIVYAKAVSGGLAPVAQGKQPFISLDGREVGFSDRQGHLFVLANPLFEILADAQNSIAKPTNIRMTRGVLDIQLAWDPVEKARYYRVYSSDKKEFAVEDKNVAFLETTVNSAIIGASAFTGDKLYVKVTGVSSFGESTADVYEINLPFLIRRINPAAGATGVASRPTIDVEFTQALDQNSILSNSIYLSLNGIPVVTKSSFPDNKTVRLQPEGSLLEFTTYTLHIAGDIKNILGISLSSAHSQTFTTGGLPPGLTSVIPGSVNTADKIQLSFNKAIDINSLNNGGIVLTQGEQVIALSFTTSQNNVIITPKAQLDAMSDYTLTINSTLRDTEGKNFVGVVTGSFSTSYHQSKISSGSGHACAIRSDRTLWCWGRNFQGQLGDNSNTNVTSPVQEDSKSSWLGVSVSSNHTCAIRNDHTLWCWGDNSYGQIGLNPEGVFESLVPVQVGASENWEIVSTGSKHSCAINSDSELHCWGDNFNGQLGDTSNSPHYTPASVMEMDASESVIPMIGWIDVSAGLNHTCAIRLNRSLYCWGSNNNNQLGISNGGLYFEPQLVDQSSWSSVVVGSDTSCGTKTNHQLLCWGANSNGQSGTGDMITPVLTPTQEISLGSDWAYVSTSNNLQTCANKLDGSAWCWGRIYVEGAGNATQPILTPTQEPTLSSNWREIAVGYNFGCANNTLDDVYCWGENYSGQIGVGVSEAGAAAPIEIANSIAPLSMASTSKSYTYYSTHTCVVATGRLWCWGANGFGQVVSTADEVSIIDKPTERMPSKTDWVKVSNGSLHTCAIDSNGFVWCWGANYSGQLGIGTTGVEYSPVMIESDIVFNSVSAGNNHTCALSNNGLLYCWGGNTSGQLGFLTDQGADSLIPGEVSAGEGLAWTSVEAGLYHTCAIKSDDTLWCWGDNDSQQINDGYTGVDSTPLYQYETPVIIETVSGDNIASKWQSVSPGEHHTCAIDNLNRLWCWGRNYNGELGFDPLSETPQPYLFSSTETWASISAGADTSCGIQSNNTLWCWGSGDFGQIGNNTASYRQTEPAQEYLGRADWESVDVGGDSVCAMTQTGSLYCWGGNDDSQLGNTTIFPRPQKVKFDFPGLIFVEFVGD is encoded by the coding sequence ATGAACCATAAATCCCCCAAGCCGCTTATTCTTTCTATTTTTTTTCTTATATCTCTATTTTCTCTGAGCGCCTGCGATATTAGTAACACCGGTTCCAAACAGGCAGAGATTACTTTTCAACTCGCCCAATTCCAAAAGCTTACGACTACTCCTGCGGTGCATGGGAGAACCTTGTCTGGCCCAATAGATGGAATTAATTCCGTGGAAATTCGCATTACACGGGATGCCGAAACTGAGCAGGAAAAAACTGTCGCCAGCACCCTGCTCAATAACGCTCAGAGGACGATTTCACTGTCGATTCCACCGAGTATCGAGGTTAAAGTTTACGCCGCTGCTTTTGCCGGTCCGAATAAAACGTTCGAGGGTAGCACTTTTGCTGGCCCGTTCTTTCCGGGACAGAAGGCCAGCGTTAACCTGCTAATGAATCCTGTAGAAAACGACAACCAGCCAATACAGGTTGATTTGACGCTCGCCAAAGTCGCCGGCAACAAACCAAGTTTCGGTACTGCCTTCTCGTTCGGTAACAATTATATTTTGTTCCGGTCCGAAGCCGACAATCTCACCGAAAATGATACCAATGGTGTTGGTGATATCTTTTTGAAAAATACAGTGACCGGCGCTATTACAAACCTGCACAGCGACAATGAAGGAAAGGTCGTGGAAGCGGAGACGGGGCCTGAGTCGGCCGATATATCTGCCGACGGCCGTTATGTGGTTTTTGCCACCAGTGCGGCAGGATTAGTCAGCGGCGACAATAACAAACTTACTGATGTGTTTATCAAGGATACACACACCGGCATCAATAAACTGATATCGCGTTACACAAATGGTAATCCATCGGACAAACCCAGCACGCAACCCAGCATCTCAGACGATGGACGTTTTATTGTGTTTACTTCTGCCGCGGCGTTGGCTGGCGAAGATAAACCCGGCGTGTTTTTGTACGACCGTATTGCGCAACAGCTCACCCATCTGATTGAGGATGCTACGCTGGCGGTATTAAGCGGTGATGGTTCTCATGCCGCGTTTAAACAATTGAGCACAGGCAATCTGGTTGTTATGGAGATCAGCAGTGGAAAGCTGACCGCTATCGTTCAAGCGAAAAATCTCGCTGCAAAATATTCCTATATGTTCGACCTTACTGGTAAGCGGCTTGTGTTTGAATCTTCCATTGCAACCGATAAAATCAAGCCGTACCAGATATATTTGTACGACGGTGAAATTCGTCAAATGAGCGTCGACGCTGACGGGGTCTCTTTAAGCGCGAATACGAATAGCAGTCGTTCACCATCGATTAGTGCCGATGGCCGTTATGTGAGTTTTGAATTTAACGGCATAGTCTACGCCAAAGCGGTCTCTGGTGGACTTGCCCCCGTAGCCCAGGGCAAGCAACCCTTCATCAGCCTCGATGGTCGTGAAGTGGGTTTCTCCGATCGGCAAGGTCATTTGTTTGTATTAGCTAACCCACTATTTGAAATCCTCGCCGACGCCCAAAATAGTATTGCGAAACCAACAAATATTCGAATGACCCGCGGTGTACTTGATATTCAACTGGCATGGGATCCCGTAGAAAAAGCACGCTACTATCGTGTCTACTCTTCCGATAAAAAGGAATTTGCAGTTGAAGATAAAAATGTCGCGTTTTTGGAGACGACGGTCAATTCTGCGATCATCGGCGCCTCTGCCTTTACTGGCGATAAGTTGTATGTAAAAGTCACCGGCGTCAGCAGTTTTGGTGAAAGCACCGCTGATGTTTATGAGATTAATCTTCCATTTCTAATACGTCGTATAAACCCGGCTGCAGGCGCAACCGGCGTTGCCTCGCGTCCCACTATCGATGTTGAATTTACTCAGGCTCTAGATCAAAACTCAATTTTAAGTAATTCAATCTATTTATCCCTAAACGGTATTCCAGTCGTCACAAAAAGTAGCTTCCCGGACAACAAAACAGTCCGTCTGCAGCCGGAAGGATCGCTGCTGGAATTTACCACTTACACGCTACACATTGCAGGCGACATCAAAAACATTCTCGGCATCTCACTAAGTAGCGCACACAGTCAGACGTTCACTACGGGGGGATTACCTCCCGGGCTGACGAGTGTGATTCCTGGTTCGGTCAACACCGCAGATAAAATCCAGTTGAGTTTCAACAAAGCTATTGATATTAACTCTCTCAACAATGGCGGTATCGTACTCACCCAGGGCGAACAGGTCATTGCACTGAGTTTTACTACTTCGCAAAACAACGTCATCATCACGCCCAAAGCGCAGCTTGACGCGATGAGTGACTATACACTGACGATAAACAGCACACTTCGCGATACAGAAGGAAAGAATTTCGTGGGTGTGGTGACAGGTAGTTTTTCGACTTCATATCATCAAAGTAAGATTTCCAGCGGATCAGGACATGCTTGTGCAATCCGCAGTGATCGAACTTTGTGGTGTTGGGGGAGAAATTTCCAGGGGCAGTTAGGTGATAATTCTAATACCAATGTCACTTCGCCTGTGCAAGAGGACAGCAAATCAAGCTGGCTAGGCGTGAGTGTCAGTAGTAACCACACCTGCGCGATTCGCAACGATCATACGCTATGGTGTTGGGGTGACAACAGTTACGGTCAAATCGGTCTAAATCCTGAAGGCGTTTTTGAATCGCTCGTCCCGGTACAGGTCGGAGCATCCGAAAACTGGGAAATCGTCAGCACTGGAAGTAAGCACAGTTGTGCAATAAATTCTGACAGTGAACTCCACTGTTGGGGAGACAATTTTAATGGCCAATTAGGAGACACAAGCAATAGCCCGCATTACACGCCCGCAAGCGTAATGGAAATGGATGCTAGTGAGTCGGTAATACCTATGATCGGCTGGATCGATGTCTCTGCCGGTCTCAATCATACCTGCGCTATACGTTTGAATCGTAGTCTTTATTGTTGGGGAAGCAACAACAATAATCAACTCGGCATATCCAACGGAGGGCTTTATTTCGAACCCCAGTTGGTTGATCAATCATCCTGGAGTTCCGTCGTAGTTGGTAGCGACACTAGCTGTGGTACCAAAACCAATCACCAGTTGTTATGTTGGGGTGCGAACTCAAACGGACAGTCTGGTACCGGGGATATGATCACACCTGTTTTAACACCGACACAAGAAATCTCACTGGGCAGCGATTGGGCATATGTCTCAACATCCAACAACCTCCAAACTTGTGCAAACAAGCTCGATGGCAGTGCATGGTGCTGGGGACGCATATATGTAGAGGGAGCAGGCAATGCTACCCAACCTATTCTAACGCCAACGCAGGAACCTACGCTCTCCAGCAACTGGCGTGAAATTGCCGTGGGATACAATTTTGGTTGTGCAAACAACACGCTCGACGATGTATATTGCTGGGGCGAAAACTATTCAGGACAAATCGGCGTAGGTGTTTCTGAAGCTGGGGCCGCTGCACCGATTGAAATCGCGAATTCCATCGCGCCGTTATCTATGGCCTCCACATCAAAAAGCTATACATATTACTCGACGCATACTTGCGTAGTAGCGACTGGCAGACTGTGGTGTTGGGGAGCTAATGGATTTGGTCAAGTAGTTAGTACCGCCGACGAAGTTTCAATCATTGATAAACCCACTGAGCGTATGCCATCGAAAACTGATTGGGTAAAGGTAAGCAATGGTAGTTTGCACACCTGTGCGATCGATAGTAACGGTTTTGTATGGTGCTGGGGAGCTAATTACAGTGGGCAACTGGGCATAGGCACCACTGGGGTCGAATACTCACCTGTGATGATCGAATCAGACATTGTCTTTAATAGCGTCTCCGCAGGAAACAATCACACCTGTGCACTTAGTAACAATGGATTACTGTACTGCTGGGGAGGCAATACGAGTGGACAACTTGGTTTTCTTACCGACCAGGGAGCCGACTCACTCATTCCTGGTGAAGTTAGCGCCGGTGAAGGACTCGCATGGACATCAGTCGAAGCCGGTCTATATCACACATGTGCAATCAAGTCAGACGATACACTGTGGTGTTGGGGAGACAACGATTCACAACAAATAAACGATGGATATACCGGCGTAGATTCAACTCCCCTATACCAATACGAAACGCCAGTTATCATTGAAACCGTTAGCGGAGATAACATCGCCTCCAAATGGCAATCTGTCAGTCCTGGTGAACACCATACCTGCGCGATCGACAATCTAAACCGCCTGTGGTGTTGGGGTAGAAATTACAATGGCGAACTCGGTTTTGACCCATTAAGTGAAACTCCGCAACCGTATTTATTTAGCTCAACCGAAACTTGGGCCAGCATCAGCGCTGGCGCTGACACCAGTTGTGGCATACAGAGTAATAACACCTTATGGTGTTGGGGTTCTGGCGATTTTGGCCAAATTGGAAATAACACGGCTTCCTATCGCCAGACAGAACCCGCACAGGAATATCTGGGACGCGCTGACTGGGAAAGCGTCGATGTGGGAGGTGATTCCGTATGCGCCATGACTCAGACAGGCAGCTTGTATTGCTGGGGCGGCAACGACGACTCGCAGCTAGGCAATACAACAATCTTTCCCAGACCGCAAAAGGTGAAATTCGACTTCCCGGGTTTGATTTTTGTCGAATTTGTCGGTGACTAA
- a CDS encoding caspase family protein, protein MINNTKLFLTTTLLLVGLGCSSNGGDRKLIEQANDINRQNVDKVFIVDCLLPGQVRRIGSSVNYISARRPIRTSAINCEIRGGEYVAFDRADYATALKIWMPQAQQGDAEAQTNVGEIYEKGLGITPDYEMAAIWYKKAAEQGFSRAQINLGYLYEKGLGVPQDLAAAMNWYRKASGLPEEIEYISSVELAAKNETITSLETQVADLQKEADALKQQLEKAQHRIKETREMRRATELEIAQLNEKIKAMESRAEVTLESTSRQDKPFPEALEELHKQLQARQNQLQQQGLLIASLKAESQQYRQKIVSIQAEQQVAMASPTIEIIEPPLSLTRGIPGILLRSPVAQKEIFGKVEAPAGIQKVLFNNQRVGLSASNTFRIPVVIKDTSTMVELVAIDKHNREARLNFSIIRPSTQVDTKFTGKETVLKAGDADIGKFYALIIGNNNYSNLPQLKSAVNDAQAVDKVLREKYGFKTRLLTNATRYDILKALDETRRTLDKDDNFLIYYAGHGDLDQSSDRGYWLPIDAELDSTANWISNIAVTDMLNTMPAKHVMVIADSCYSGTMTRTAVPRMESDIAPNVQKKWLKLMAQSRSRTALTSGGVQPVLDNGTNSDHSVFAEVLLETLNKNDGLLQGYSLYRRITQGVSARTGRFQTPEYAPIKHSGHETGQFFFVAG, encoded by the coding sequence ATGATTAACAACACAAAACTTTTCCTCACCACCACGCTATTGTTGGTGGGCCTGGGGTGTTCCAGTAACGGTGGTGACCGCAAACTTATAGAACAGGCCAATGACATCAATCGACAGAATGTCGATAAAGTATTCATCGTTGACTGCCTGCTTCCTGGTCAGGTACGTCGCATAGGTTCCTCTGTGAACTACATCAGCGCGCGTCGCCCTATCCGAACCTCGGCTATCAATTGTGAAATCCGTGGCGGCGAATACGTCGCGTTTGATCGCGCCGACTATGCTACGGCGCTAAAAATCTGGATGCCGCAAGCGCAACAGGGAGACGCGGAAGCGCAAACCAATGTCGGCGAAATCTATGAAAAGGGATTAGGCATAACGCCTGACTACGAGATGGCTGCTATCTGGTATAAGAAAGCCGCTGAGCAAGGATTTTCTCGCGCCCAAATCAATCTCGGTTACCTCTATGAAAAAGGTCTGGGAGTTCCACAGGATCTCGCTGCCGCCATGAACTGGTATCGCAAGGCGTCCGGGTTACCAGAGGAAATCGAGTATATCTCTTCTGTGGAACTGGCGGCCAAGAACGAAACTATCACCTCGTTGGAAACGCAAGTCGCGGATTTGCAAAAAGAAGCCGATGCGCTGAAACAACAATTGGAAAAGGCACAGCATCGCATCAAGGAAACGCGTGAGATGAGACGCGCCACCGAACTCGAAATCGCCCAGTTAAATGAAAAAATCAAGGCGATGGAATCGCGCGCGGAAGTCACGCTCGAATCCACTTCGCGACAGGACAAGCCCTTTCCTGAAGCCCTGGAAGAACTGCACAAGCAATTGCAGGCGCGCCAAAATCAATTACAACAACAAGGCCTGCTCATTGCTTCGTTGAAAGCAGAAAGCCAACAATACAGACAGAAAATTGTGAGCATACAAGCCGAGCAACAAGTTGCCATGGCTTCGCCAACAATCGAAATCATCGAACCACCGCTTTCCCTAACGCGCGGCATCCCAGGTATTTTGTTGCGTTCACCGGTTGCCCAGAAAGAAATCTTTGGCAAGGTTGAGGCGCCCGCGGGCATCCAGAAAGTGTTGTTTAATAACCAACGCGTTGGCCTTAGCGCAAGCAATACCTTTCGCATCCCGGTAGTTATCAAAGACACCAGCACCATGGTTGAACTGGTGGCAATAGACAAACATAACCGCGAGGCGCGGCTGAATTTTTCCATTATTCGCCCTTCCACTCAGGTCGATACCAAGTTCACCGGCAAGGAAACCGTACTCAAAGCTGGTGATGCGGACATCGGTAAGTTCTACGCCTTGATTATCGGCAACAATAATTATTCCAACCTGCCACAACTGAAAAGTGCGGTGAACGACGCCCAGGCAGTCGACAAAGTGTTGCGCGAAAAATACGGATTCAAAACCCGTTTGCTAACTAATGCTACACGCTACGATATTTTAAAGGCGCTGGACGAAACACGACGCACCCTGGATAAAGACGACAACTTTCTGATTTACTACGCCGGACACGGTGATCTGGATCAATCGTCTGATCGTGGCTACTGGTTACCCATCGACGCCGAACTCGATAGCACCGCCAACTGGATCTCCAATATCGCCGTCACCGATATGTTGAACACCATGCCAGCGAAACACGTTATGGTCATTGCCGACTCCTGTTATTCCGGCACCATGACACGTACTGCTGTGCCACGTATGGAAAGCGACATTGCGCCGAATGTGCAAAAGAAATGGTTAAAACTGATGGCACAGAGTCGTTCACGTACCGCATTAACATCCGGCGGCGTTCAGCCCGTACTCGACAATGGAACCAATAGCGATCACTCGGTGTTTGCCGAGGTTTTACTGGAAACACTAAACAAGAATGACGGTTTGCTTCAGGGTTATTCGCTGTATCGTAGAATCACCCAGGGTGTAAGCGCGCGTACCGGACGTTTTCAAACGCCTGAATATGCGCCTATCAAACACTCCGGACATGAAACAGGACAGTTTTTCTTTGTAGCAGGATAA
- a CDS encoding serine/threonine protein kinase, translating to MRPVTQLLDEYRENKIAFPELVQELRTQDPESLRAVLDEYHARNPLPQHTYINLLRYLESAPTVLDNEKTRVVAKETPELTKVVDATRVITIGTPRDESIVTEQTTVASTTPSKFSLTESDTSRTLAERLKTDTAPHASLGLIKDRFVLEEIIGHGGMGVVYKARDLRKEEAEDRNPYVALKIMNDDFRRHPDAFKAMQRETQKSQKLAHPNIIGVYDFDRDNDVVYMTMELLVGLTLKEVIRRHPMGMEREKAKPIIDGISQALAYAHRNGIVHSDLKPGNVFITEDDRVKVLDFGIARAIPKHHQEENEDFDAGTLGALTPSYASLEMIERKSPHPSDDIFALGIMSYELLCGHHPFQRMSADRALIQGLKPAPLPMLKRREWRALENALAITRDKRTRDADAFINNFISQKSLKTALILGLLVFALIGTTTAFIFKPSSDLPDPIQELSIEQQDNISRLSETADLYMSMGQLATPPGDSALDLYNKILAIDPLNRQAIEGKRTIADEYLQLSENAYVNGNLDNARAFADTGLLALPTHEGLKDFVANKLNR from the coding sequence ATGCGTCCAGTGACGCAACTACTTGATGAGTACAGGGAAAATAAAATTGCATTTCCCGAATTAGTACAAGAGTTACGTACTCAGGACCCCGAGTCGCTGCGCGCCGTGCTGGACGAATATCACGCCCGCAACCCACTGCCGCAACACACTTATATCAATCTACTTCGCTATCTCGAAAGCGCGCCAACCGTGCTTGATAACGAAAAAACACGTGTTGTCGCCAAAGAAACACCTGAGCTAACAAAAGTCGTGGACGCCACCAGAGTTATCACCATTGGAACCCCACGCGACGAATCTATCGTTACCGAGCAAACCACGGTCGCATCCACCACCCCGAGCAAGTTTTCGTTAACAGAATCCGACACCAGCCGCACCCTCGCGGAACGTCTGAAAACCGACACTGCACCCCATGCCTCTCTGGGATTGATCAAGGACCGTTTTGTACTCGAAGAAATCATCGGTCACGGTGGGATGGGCGTGGTTTATAAGGCACGCGATCTACGTAAGGAAGAAGCGGAAGATCGTAACCCCTATGTGGCGCTAAAGATTATGAACGACGATTTTCGTCGCCACCCCGATGCCTTCAAGGCCATGCAGCGGGAAACACAGAAATCCCAGAAGCTGGCGCACCCGAATATTATCGGCGTCTATGACTTCGACAGAGACAATGATGTGGTGTACATGACCATGGAATTGCTGGTGGGTCTGACGCTTAAAGAGGTCATCCGCCGCCACCCTATGGGCATGGAACGGGAAAAGGCGAAACCGATTATCGACGGCATCAGCCAGGCACTGGCCTACGCCCATCGCAATGGTATCGTACACTCCGACCTGAAGCCCGGTAATGTATTTATCACCGAGGACGATAGGGTAAAAGTTCTGGACTTCGGCATTGCCCGCGCCATTCCCAAACATCACCAGGAAGAAAACGAAGATTTTGATGCCGGCACCCTGGGCGCCCTCACCCCGAGTTACGCCAGCCTGGAAATGATAGAGCGTAAGTCCCCGCACCCGAGTGACGACATTTTTGCACTTGGCATCATGAGTTATGAATTGCTGTGTGGCCACCACCCCTTTCAGCGCATGTCTGCTGACAGGGCCTTGATCCAGGGTCTAAAGCCGGCACCATTGCCGATGCTTAAACGCCGTGAATGGCGGGCCCTGGAAAATGCGCTGGCAATTACCCGGGACAAGCGCACGCGCGATGCCGATGCCTTTATCAATAATTTCATAAGCCAGAAATCACTGAAGACGGCGCTGATACTAGGCCTGTTGGTTTTTGCGCTAATCGGCACCACCACTGCCTTTATATTTAAGCCTTCCAGTGACTTGCCCGATCCGATACAGGAACTCAGTATCGAACAGCAGGATAATATTTCTCGCCTGAGTGAAACAGCGGATCTTTATATGAGTATGGGGCAATTGGCAACGCCCCCTGGTGACAGCGCTCTGGATCTCTACAATAAGATTTTGGCCATCGATCCGTTGAATCGTCAGGCAATTGAGGGCAAGCGAACAATCGCAGACGAGTATCTGCAACTGTCCGAGAATGCCTACGTCAATGGCAATCTGGACAATGCCCGCGCCTTCGCCGACACCGGCCTGTTGGCCCTGCCTACACACGAAGGCCTGAAAGATTTCGTCGCAAACAAACTCAACCGGTGA